In Granulicella mallensis MP5ACTX8, the sequence CCGTCCCTTTGCGGCGGGTGATCTATCGGCGATCTCCGGCGCCGCGATGGTCGTGCTGATGCTGACAGCAGGATTGGCGCTGGCGATTGCCTTGCCCTTTATCGTGGACGCGGCCCCCGGGCCTTACTCGTTGGCGCAGCCCTACAGGTTTCTGGGATGGCTGATTCTTTACACGGTCACGACCCTGACGTACTCCCTGTATTTGAAGCGCAAGCTGCTCTGGGACGTCTTCGTGCTGAGCGGGCTGTACACGATCCGTATTCTTGCCGGAAGCGGTGCAACCGGAGTTCCGGTCTCGGCGTGGCTGGCGGGATTCAGTGTCTTCTTCTTCCTGTCGCTGGCCTTCGTCAAGCGCTTCAGCGAACTGGAAGGCCTGCAGGCCAGCGGGAAGGTGGTTCCCAACGGTCGAGGCTACTTCGTCACCGACCTGGAGCAATTGCGCGCGTTGGGAACTGGCGCGGCGTATGCGGCGGTTGTCGTCATGACGCTGTACATCAATAACCCTGAGAGCAAGCTGCTCTACAACCATCCCATCCGTCTCTGGCTGGTGGTTCCGGTGTTGCTGCTTTGGCTAAGCCAGGTATGGATGCTCGCCAGCCGCGGCGAAATGCACGACGATCCCGTGGTTTTTGCGATTACGGACAAGCGAAGCCTGCTGCTGGGCGTGCTGATGGCCGCCGTCATCTGGTGGGCACTATAGTGCCGGTTTAGAATGAGAGTTCGACGTAAGGAAAACCGTTGAATATTCCGCAACTTACAGATTTCACTGAGGCATCTCTGGATGCCGCCTTCGCCGCTGTTCGCAGCGAAGCTGACGCCACGGTAGCCGCTCCCGGCTTCGACGCCGAGCAGTTCCGTCTGGAATGGCTGGGCCGCAAGCAGGGTCACCTGAAGGCGATCTCCGATGCGTGGCTCAAAGCCGCGCCACCCGAGGCGAAGAAACTCATCGGCCAGCGCTTCAACGCGCTCAAGGAGCAGATCGAAGGCTCCCTGGCTTCGGCCGGCACGGCGGAGACCAAGCCTGCAGCAGCGGGGCTGGACGTCACTCTGCCCGGCAGCGCACAGCGCCTCGGGGTTGAGCATCCGCTGGTCAGGACAATGGCCGAGATCGTCGGAGTCTTCCAGCGCATGGGCTACTCCGTGGGCCTGGGGCCGGAGGTCGAGAGCGACTTCTACAACTTCGAGAGCCTGAACTTTCCGCCGAACCATCCGGCCCGCGATACGCAGGACACCCTGGTCGTCGCCGAGCAGGAGGGCAAGCCGCTACGCGAGCGTCTGCTGATGCGCACGCACACCTCCCCGGTACAGATTCGCTCCATGCTGGAGCAGGCTCCGCCGCTACGGCTGGTGATTCCGGGCAAGGTGCATCGCAACGATGCCGCCGACGCCACACACTCGCCGGTCTTCCACCAGGTCGAGGGTCTGTGTGTGGATACGAACATCACCTTCAGCGACCTGAAGGGCACGCTCGACCACGCGATGAAGGCCTTTTTCGGCTCCGCGGTCAAGACGCGCTTCTTCCCGTCGTTCTTTCCGTTCACCGAGCCCAGCGCGGACGTGCAGATCTCGTGCATCTTCTGCGGTGGCAAGGGCTGCC encodes:
- the pheS gene encoding phenylalanine--tRNA ligase subunit alpha: MNIPQLTDFTEASLDAAFAAVRSEADATVAAPGFDAEQFRLEWLGRKQGHLKAISDAWLKAAPPEAKKLIGQRFNALKEQIEGSLASAGTAETKPAAAGLDVTLPGSAQRLGVEHPLVRTMAEIVGVFQRMGYSVGLGPEVESDFYNFESLNFPPNHPARDTQDTLVVAEQEGKPLRERLLMRTHTSPVQIRSMLEQAPPLRLVIPGKVHRNDAADATHSPVFHQVEGLCVDTNITFSDLKGTLDHAMKAFFGSAVKTRFFPSFFPFTEPSADVQISCIFCGGKGCRKCKHSGWIELLGCGMVDPAVFEAVNKRRIELGRDPVYDTRRISGFAFGMGVDRIAMMKYGISDIGLLYSGDMRFLEQFA